The following are encoded in a window of Urocitellus parryii isolate mUroPar1 chromosome 7, mUroPar1.hap1, whole genome shotgun sequence genomic DNA:
- the Rprml gene encoding reprimo-like protein, giving the protein MNATFLNHTSLDEVGGVGSGAGAALGNRSHGLGTWLDCCSGGAPLAASDGVPAGLAPDERSLWVSRVAQIAVVCVLSLTVVFGVFFLGCNLLIKSESMINFLVQERRPSKDVGAAILGLY; this is encoded by the coding sequence ATGAACGCGACTTTCCTGAACCACACCAGCTTGGATGAGGTGGGCGGAGTGGGCAGCGGCGCCGGGGCGGCCCTGGGGAACCGCAGTCACGGGCTGGGCACGTGGCTAGACTGCTGCTCCGGGGGCGCGCCGCTGGCCGCCAGCGACGGGGTCCCGGCGGGACTGGCTCCAGACGAACGCAGCCTGTGGGTGTCGCGCGTGGCGCAGATCGCTGTGGTATGCGTGCTGTCGCTCACCGTGGTCTTCGGCGTTTTCTTCCTGGGCTGCAACCTGCTCATCAAGTCCGAGAGCATGATCAACTTTCTGGTGCAAGAGCGCCGGCCCTCCAAGGACGTGGGCGCCGCCATCCTGGGGCTGTACTGA